The Candidatus Margulisiibacteriota bacterium DNA window TATTCATTTTCCAGACGAAAACGTACAACATCAAATTGCAATTCTCCGACAGCTCCCAAAAGGAGTTGACCGTCTAATACAGTTTTGAAAAGCTGGACAACACCTTCTTCTGAAAGCTGCATAAGGCCGGTATTTAATTGTTTAGACTTCATAGGGTTTTTATTAATTACTCTGCGAAAAACTTCCGGGGAAAAACTGGGTATACCGGTAAAATTGAGAATCTCACCTTCAGTGAAAGTGTCACCGATCTTTATGAGTCCGGTATCATGAAGACCAACAATATCTCCCGGATATGCTTCTTCTGTAATGGACCGGTTCTGGGCCATAAAAGTCATTGGATTAGAAATTTTCATATCACGACCTAAACGGACATGGAAAACTTTCATACCTCTGTTAAACGTTCCTGAACATATACGCATGAAAGCAATCCGATCGCGATGTTTAGGGTCCATGTTGGCATGAATTTTAAAAACAAGGCCGGTCATTTTTTCGTCATCGGGATGGACTGTTCTTTGCTCGGTATTCATATCTCTCGGATACGGACTCAATTTAATAATATTTTGAAGAAGCTCCAAAACACCAAAATTATTTATGGCACTTCCAAAAAAAACAGGAGTAATCATTCCCTCGAGAAATAACTGGACATCAAACCCCGGAAGTAGATGTTTGATCATTTCCAGGTCTTCGTTAAGTTTGACTGCCAAGTCATCTCCTATCAATTCATTCAGCAATTTTTGTTCTGTAACTTTTGTTACAGCGTCCTTGTCATATCTGGACTGTCCGGGTTTAAACGACAATAATGTCTGATCAGTTATATTGTAGACTCCCTTGAAGGTTTTACCCATACTTACAGGCCAGCTTAAAGGAACAGGTTGAATATTTAATTGTTTCTCTATGTCCTCAAGTAAATCAAAAGGGTTCATACCCTCTCTGTCCAATTTATTCATGAATGTAATAACAGGTATGTTACGCAATCTGCAAACGTCCATAAGTTTTTTTGTACGTTCCTCAACACCTTTGGTTGAATCTATGACCATTAACACAGAATCAACAGCTGTTAATGTCCTGTATGTGTCCTCAGAAAAATCTGCGTGTCCGGGAGTATCCAAAAGATTAATTATGCTACCATTATATTCAAAGCACATTACTGAAGTAGAAACAGAAACACCTCTTTGCTTTTCCAGTTCCATCCAGTCTGATGTGGTATATTTGGCGGCTTTCTTTGCTTTTATAGCCCCGGCCTGTACGATTGCCCCTCCGAATAAAAGAAGTTTTTCTGTTATTGTAGTCTTGCCCGCGTCCGGATGGCTGATAATAGCAAAAGTCCTGCGCTTTTTTATTTCCTCATCTAATTTAGTCATAACGAGCAGGTATTATATCATAAATTTCCCCAAATTTTTGAAACAACCACACAAACTACACGATATTTATGTAGCTAAACTCATAAATGACAAACATGAACTATAAATTAATCGCGCAAAACCATAAAAAAGAAAACTCTTTTCAAAAAGCAGATAAATTTTTTTTATATTTCCAAACCAATTCATTATTTTTCTTGAATGCTTCCGTAAACCTGATAACTTATAACCTTAAAAATACCATGGCTAAATTGATGATAAGAACGGAATATGCTTCACTAATTGAAGGCAACCGCTATTTGCTCGATAACCTGCCTGAAAAAAACGCAGAAATCCTGGCAGCAAAAATAGATACATTCTTTAATAAGACGCAAGAAGCCTATTTTTTATACGAAACAGAAATTTTTGATCTGCTAAATTACAAGCTATTTAATACTAAGGATATAGCCGCACTTTTAATGTTGCTAATCAGAATGAAATCTCCAGCGGGAATCGCGTTATTTGAGTTTTCTACTGCCAGCCTGAAGCTTACCCATAATGATATCGACAGAAATGAAATTTACGCCTTGTGGGAACAACTGGATTCAATAATAGTGCGACTGGAAACGGAAAAAACATGAGACCTAAAATAATTTCAACTTCCTCTCCTGTTTTGGTAAAATTTTCTAATATTTTAAAATATCATGATAAACATTTCTTCAAATTGGTTACTTTACTTATATTTTGGCAAAAATCCAGCATAATTAATAAATTAAAGTTTGGATATAGATTTCTTCCGCTGTTTAATATAACCGATAAATTCAACAGACCTCCAAAAACCAATGCCAAACTTTTTGCTTCAGCCATAGACAATGTCGGCAGTACAGAACTTTCAGAAGAATATATAAAAAATGTTTGCAAAAAATTAAACATTGAAATGATCCAGCTTATGGTTACCAGAAAGGATATTGTAT harbors:
- a CDS encoding peptide chain release factor 3, which encodes MTKLDEEIKKRRTFAIISHPDAGKTTITEKLLLFGGAIVQAGAIKAKKAAKYTTSDWMELEKQRGVSVSTSVMCFEYNGSIINLLDTPGHADFSEDTYRTLTAVDSVLMVIDSTKGVEERTKKLMDVCRLRNIPVITFMNKLDREGMNPFDLLEDIEKQLNIQPVPLSWPVSMGKTFKGVYNITDQTLLSFKPGQSRYDKDAVTKVTEQKLLNELIGDDLAVKLNEDLEMIKHLLPGFDVQLFLEGMITPVFFGSAINNFGVLELLQNIIKLSPYPRDMNTEQRTVHPDDEKMTGLVFKIHANMDPKHRDRIAFMRICSGTFNRGMKVFHVRLGRDMKISNPMTFMAQNRSITEEAYPGDIVGLHDTGLIKIGDTFTEGEILNFTGIPSFSPEVFRRVINKNPMKSKQLNTGLMQLSEEGVVQLFKTVLDGQLLLGAVGELQFDVVRFRLENEYTAICDYSPVEISFAYWIKSSDKQQFEKFQSENKSKLASDKDDNLVFLFKGKWEFDHIKKLYQYIEFYRTSECNVRDKVI